The Fragaria vesca subsp. vesca linkage group LG2, FraVesHawaii_1.0, whole genome shotgun sequence genome includes a window with the following:
- the LOC101307450 gene encoding costars family protein-like: MNVEEEVERLKEEIKRLGKVQADGSYKVTFGVLFNDDRCANIFEALVGTLRAAKRRKLLTYEGELLLQGVHDNVEIILKPTPTAATDVTNAGEKS, encoded by the exons ATGAATGTAGAAGAAGAGGTCGAGCGTCTCAAGGAAGAAATCAAAAGGCTTGGCAAGGTCCAAGCCGATGGTTCTTACAAG GTCACATTTGGTGTGTTATTTAATGATGATAGATGCGCAAACATATTTGAAGCTTTGGTTGGAACACTAAGAGCTGCGAAGAGGAGGAAACTTCTCACATATGAAGGTGAGCTTCTGCTACAAGGAGTTCATGACAATGTGGAAATCATACTCAAACCCACCCCAACAGCAGCAACTGATGTAACTAATGCAGGCGAGAAGAGTTAG
- the LOC101294730 gene encoding uncharacterized protein LOC101294730, protein MEKPDQGSVKLNFDGFVRNGSTAIGFTIRDDRGNPMISACKQIGDASVLVAEATTLRDGLHIVCLNHLKNVIVDGDSKLLVDSLTGKAEVPWRIKTLVSDILTLAQQCHSIVFRHIFREANFLLINLLVMATRILHLLYGSTVSHFCVPS, encoded by the coding sequence ATGGAAAAGCCAGATCAAGGAAGTGTTAAACTCAATTTCGATGGTTTTGTTCGTAATGGAAGCACAGCTATAGGTTTTACTATCCGGGATGATCGTGGGAATCCTATGATTTCAGCATGTAAGCAAATTGGAGACGCCAGTGTCCTTGTGGCTGAAGCAACGACACTTAGAGATGGTCTTCACATAGTATGTTTAAATCATTTAAAGAACGTGATTGTAGATGGAGACTCCAAACTGTTGGTGGATAGCTTAACCGGCAAAGCAGAGGTTCCTTGGCGCATTAAGACCCTGGTTTCTGATATCCTTACCCTGGCACAGCAATGTCACTCCATAGTTTTTCGACACATTTTCAGAGAGGCCAATTTTTTGCTGATCAACTTGCTAGTTATGGCCACACGCATTCTACACCTGTTGTATGGTTCCACTGTTTCCCATTTCTGTGTCCCTAGCTGA
- the LOC101307744 gene encoding poly(rC)-binding protein 3-like yields MGSTFLSLPAKRSICSTMSSENGSSKRARPRQQQQQLPVPPGHVSFRMLCHASRIGGVIGKSGAVIKQLQVATGAKIRIEEPPQVDSPDRVVVVTAPSAVRSKVVLNGLDEIEVSKAQEALLRVFERILEVAAESGAIGIGVGVVSCRFLADAAQVGSVIGKGGKVVEKIRKDTGCKIRVLNDKLPVCAAPSDQMVEIEGDILAVKKALVAVSARLQDCPRDTLPEIRVVISSLPSSSYVSGVSVEAESIPTLDARTLQQEVTFRILCANDRAGGVIGKGGAIVRALQNETGATISVGGSVADSDERLITITASENPESRYSPAQKAVVLVFSRSVEAGIEKGQDSSSKGSPLVARLVVPTSQVGCLLGKGGVIVSEIRKVTSTGIRIIRGDQVPKCASENDQVVQVNLQFQEYFSNVQDALYNITGRLRDNLFSSGVNNLGRRNSSAVLTDSNPYGRLRDPAPIVFQPTSSTGVTHGLGRHTTLSQSMDHLGLSHNLDHPSSPKPWASHMVAPRGISDTRGLTNLKIGSDLGSGSKSAIVTNTTVEIIVPENVIGSVYGENGTNLARLRQISGAKVIVHEPRPGTTDRIIVISGTPDESQAAQSLLHAFILTGPS; encoded by the exons ATGGGAAGCACCTTTCTGTCTCTACCAGCGAAGCGTTCAATTTGTTCCACAATGTCCTCCGAAAACGGATCCTCGAAGCGCGCCAGGCCCCGCCAGCAGCAGCAGCAGCTCCCTGTTCCTCCGGGCCACGTGTCCTTCCGCATGCTCTGCCACGCCTCCCGCATCGGCGGCGTCATCGGCAAGTCCGGCGCCGTGATCAAGCAGCTCCAGGTCGCCACCGGCGCTAAGATCCGCATCGAGGAACCTCCCCAAGTGGACTCCCCCGACCGCGTCGTGGTGGTCACCGCTCCCTCGGCCGTCCGGTCCAAAGTGGTGCTGAATGGTCTGGATGAGATTGAGGTCTCCAAGGCCCAAGAGGCGCTTTTGAGAGTGTTCGAGAGGATTCTAGAGGTGGCGGCCGAGAGCGGAGCTATAGGTATAGGGGTTGGAGTGGTTTCTTGCCGCTTTCTGGCGGATGCGGCGCAGGTCGGCTCCGTCATAGGCAAGGGCGGCAAAGTTGTGGAGAAGATTCGGAAAGACACTGGCTGTAAAATTAGGGTCTTGAATGACAAATTGCCCGTTTGTGCTGCTCCTTCCGACCAGATGGTTGAGATTGAAGGCGATATTTTGGCTGTAAAGAAAGCACTTGTTGCTGTCTCTGCTCGCCTTCAAGATTGTCCTCGTGATACTTTACCTGAAATTCGTGTGGTGATTTCTAGTTTGCCAAGCAGCTCTTATGTCTCTGGAGTATCTGTAGAGGCCGAGAGCATCCCCACACTGGATGCCAGAACGCTCCAGCAGGAAGTTACTTTCAGGATTCTTTGTGCCAATGATAGGGCTGGGGGTGTGATTGGAAAGGGAGGTGCCATTGTCAGGGCTCTTCAGAATGAGACTGGTGCTACTATAAGTGTTGGAGGATCTGTGGCCGACTCTGATGAAAGATTAATTACTATTACCGCATCAGAG AATCCTGAGTCCCGCTACTCGCCAGCACAAAAGGCTGTTGTTCTTGTCTTCTCAAGGTCTGTAGAGGCGGGCATTGAAAAGGGGCAAGACTCCAGCTCAAAAGGATCACCTCTTGTCGCACGTCTTGTTGTCCCGACAAGCCAAGTTGGTTGTTTGCTGGGAAAAGGGGGTGTAATAGTTTCAGAGATTCGGAAGGTAACTAGTACTGGTATACGTATAATACGTGGTGACCAGGTCCCAAAGTGTGCTTCAGAGAATGATCAAGTTGTACAGGTGAACTTGCA GTTTCAGGAGTATTTTTCAAATGTGCAAGATGCTTTATACAATATTACTGGTAGGCTGCGAGATAACCTTTTCTCCAGTGGAGTAAATAATTTGGGGAGGAGGAACAGTTCAGCTGTGCTAACAGATAGCAATCCTTATGGAAGACTCAGGGACCCTGCTCCTATTGTATTTCAGCCAACGTCATCAACTGGTGTTACTCATGGTCTTGGTCGACATACTACTTTATCTCAAAGTATGGATCACCTTGGACTCTCCCATAATTTAGATCATCCATCTTCACCAAAGCCATGGGCATCACAT ATGGTTGCTCCAAGGGGAATCTCAGATACTAGGGGTTTGACTAATCTTAAAATTGGCTCGGATCTTGGCAG TGGTAGTAAATCTGCTATCGTGACAAATACAACTGTAGAGATCATTGTTCCTGAAAATGTAATCGGCTCAGTGTACGGAGAAAATGGCACCAATTTGGCTCGTCTGAGACAG ATTTCCGGTGCCAAGGTCATAGTCCATGAACCCCGTCCCGGAACAACTGATAGGATTATTGTCATATCTGGGACACCTGACGAAAGCCAGGCAGCACAAAGCCTCCTCCATGCATTCATTCTCACCGGACCATCATGA
- the LOC101308038 gene encoding beta-ureidopropionase-like, whose product MEEKNGQVEKSSDGSVCGYDSLHHLLSANLKPHLFQEVNRILLGLNCGKPLETISVPESAKGLSSQHDFDLQAFCFHADKELLREPRIVRVGLIQNSIAVPTTAHFMDQKREIFGKLKPIIDAAGVSGVNILCLQEAWTMPFAFCTREKRWCEFAEPVDGESTRFLQDLARKYNMVIISPILERDVNHGETLWNTAVIIGNHGNIIGKHRKNHIPRVGDFNESTYYMEGNTGHPVFETAYGKIAVNICYGRHHPLNWLAFGLNGAEIVFNPSATVGELSEPMWPIEARNAAIANSFFVGSINRVGTEVFPNPFTSGDGKPQHSDFGHFYGSSYFSAPDASCTPSLSRHCDGLLMSDMDLNLCRQIKDKWGFRMTARYELYADLLDRYLKPDFEPQVISDPMLHKKTA is encoded by the exons ATGGAAGAGAAAAATGGGCAAGTCGAAAAATCAAGCGATGGCTCCGTCTGTGGCTACGACTCACTTCACCACCTCCTGAGTGCAAATCTCAAACCCCATCTCTTCCAG GAAGTCAACCGTATTCTGTTAGGTCTGAATTGTGGCAAGCCACTAGAAACAATTTCTGTTCCAGAATCTGCTAAAGGGCTCTCGTCGCAACATGATTTTGACCTCCAG GCTTTCTGCTTTCATGCGGACAAAGAGTTGTTAAGGGAACCTCGAATTGTGAGGGTTGGTCTCATTCAAAACTCTATAGCTGTTCCAACTACTGCCCACTTTATGGACCAGAAGAGGGAAATATTTGGGAAATTAAAGCCAATAATTGATGCTGCAGGTGTTTCAGGAGTAAACATTTTATGCTTGCAG GAAGCATGGACAATGCCGTTTGCCTTTTGTACGCGGGAGAAGAGGTGGTGTGAATTTGCGGAGCCTGTAGATGGGGAATCAACACGATTTCTTCAGGATCTTGCACGGAAATATAACATGGTCATCATAAGTCCAATTCTTGAGAGGGATGTCAATCATGGGGAGACTCTCTGGAATACTGCTGTCATAATAGGAAATCATGGCAACATAATTGGCAAGCATCGAAAG AACCATATACCAAGAGTTGGGGACTTCAATGAGAGTACTTATTATATGGAAGGAAATACCGGGCATCCAGTTTTTGAGACTGCATATGGAAAAATTGCGGTAAATATATGTTACGGAAGGCATCATCCTTTGAATTGGTTGGCATTTGGCTTGAATGGTGCAGAGATTGTCTTCAACCCATCTGCCACTGTTGGTGAACTCAGTGAACCAATGTGGCCCATTGAG GCTCGTAATGCTGCAATTGCAAATAGTTTCTTCGTTGGATCAATCAACCGTGTGGGGACAGAGGTTTTCCCAAATCCATTTACTTCTGGTGATGGCAAGCCACAACATTCAGACTTTGGCCATTTCTACGGGTCAAGTTATTTTTCTGCCCCAGATGCCTCATGCACCCCTTCTCTTTCACGCCATTGTGATGGGTTGTTGATGTCAGACATGGACCTCAACCTCTGTAGACAGATAAAAGACAAGTGGGGATTCCGAATGACTGCTCGTTATGAGTTGTACGCCGATCTGCTTGACCGTTATTTGAAGCCAGATTTTGAGCCCCAAGTCATTTCTGATCCCATGTTACATAAGAAGACTGCATAA
- the LOC101308334 gene encoding zinc finger CCCH domain-containing protein 48-like produces MAFNGVKRPANRSEVSVYSQPGRGGGGFQQTKVCRYFKRGDCTRINCTFLHIVAPTPLTNPRRALATTKATRDHAQSFKWKNNESILTQKSKMAASKRIPSQQSIATTNSIVTPGSMSQQSPANEQSVATQKSIAIQKANATQQSIPTQKSIGTQQNNAIVKPLENVCNFLATGKCMKGDRCPCLHSWFHGDGFSLLAQLQDHKKVVTGIVLPEGSSKLYSTSKDGTVRVWDCHTGHCGSVLNLGGEAGCLFSKGPWVFAGAPNVVEAWNIQTNAEFSLSAPAGQVHAMEVGNEMLFAGTQEGIIVVWTDGPEDNPFQLAAPLEGHTGAVLCLKVEADRLYSGSVDHTIRVWALNTLQCIMTLDTHSDAVTSLICWGQFLISCSLDCTIKVWAEKGGNLEATYTHTQEHGLLGLSGMTDAEAKPVLLCSCKDNSVWLYELPSFAERGRLFAKEEVGAIQVGPGGLFFSGDGTGRLSVGSGWNLVSK; encoded by the exons ATGGCCTTTAATGGGGTAAAGAGGCCGGCGAATAGGTCAGAGGTGTCAGTCTATTCTCAACCAGGCCGAGGTGGAGGAGGGTTTCAACAAACCAAAGTTTGCAGGTATTTCAAGCGAGGAGATTGCACCAGGATAAATTGCACCTTCTTGCACATTGTAGCACCAACGCCTCTCACAAACCCTCGTCGAGCTTTGGCTACCACCAAGGCCACAAGGGATCATGCACAGAGTTTCAAATGGAAAAACAATGAGAGCATTCTTACGCAGAAGAGTAAGATGGCTGCTTCGAAGAGAATTCCTAGCCAGCAAAGCATCGCTACCACCAATAGCATTGTTACTCCGGGGAGCATGAGCCAGCAAAGCCCGGCTAATGAGCAAAGCGTGGCTACTCAGAAAAGCATTGCCATCCAGAAAGCCAATGCTACTCAGCAAAGCATCCCTACCCAGAAAAGCATTGGTACCCAGCAAAACAATGCCATTGTGAAGCCCTTGGAGAACGTCTGCAATTTCTTGGCAACTGGAAAATGTATGAAAGGTGATAGATGCCCATGCTTGCATTCTTGGTTCCATGGAGATGGCTTCTCCTTGTTGGCACAACTCCAAGACCACAAGAAGG TGGTCACTGGTATTGTGCTTCCCGAAGGATCTAGCAAGCTCTATTCAACCAGTAAAGATGGAACAGTTAGAGTTTGGGACTGCCATACTGGTCATTGTGGCAGTGTACTTAATCTTGGTGGTGAAGCAGGTTGTTTATTTAGCAAGGGTCCATGGGTTTTCGCAGGTGCTCCAAATGTTGTTGAG GCATGGAACATTCAGACAAATGCTGAGTTTAGCCTAAGTGCACCTGCTGGGCAAGTGCATGCCATGGAGGTTGGTAACGAAATGCTCTTTGCTGGGACACAG GAAGGCATTATAGTGGTGTGGACAGATGGTCCTGAGGATAATCCATTTCAGCTTGCTGCACCACTGGAAGGCCACACTGGTGCTGTGTTATGCTTAAAAGTTGAAGCCGACAGGCTTTACTCGGGTTCTGTGGACCATACTATAAGG GTGTGGGCACTTAATACTCTTCAGTGTATTATGACACTAGATACGCATTCTGATGCTGTGACGTCTCTTATTTGCTGGGGTCAGTTTCTGATCTCATGCTCGCTGGACTGCACAATAAAAGTCTGGGCTGAGAAAGGCGGCAACTTGGAAGCTACGTACACCCACACTCAAGAACAT GGTCTTCTTGGTCTTTCTGGAATGACAGATGCAGAAGCTAAGCCAGTCCTGTTATGCTCGTGTAAAGACAATTCTGTTTGGCTCTATGAACTGCCATC ATTTGCTGAAAGGGGCAGATTATTTGCAAAAGAAGAAGTTGGGGCAATTCAGGTAGGACCTGGTGGACTATTCTTCAGTGGGGATGGAACTGGTCGCCTTTCTGTTGGAAGTGGGTGGAACCTGGTCTCAAAGTAG
- the LOC101308628 gene encoding fructose-1,6-bisphosphatase, chloroplastic-like: MPSPLSIGLSSPILPPKHHPHSSRPSRQTTMATPSSSSSSSSWSSTSLIEYVGQGGGHVGDDLVLLFHHIEYACKRIAALVASPYNSTLSKRMPLPSSSADRDAPKPLDILSNEIILSSLRNSGKVAVMASEEDDTPVWISDDGPYVVVTDPLDGSRNIEASIPTGTIFGIYKRLAELDHLPKEEKALLNSLQAGTRLVAAGYVLYSSATIFCTSFGSGTHAFTLDHSTGDFILTHPSLKIPPRGQIYSVNDARYFDWPEGLRKYIDTVRQGKGRYPKKYSARYICSLVADLHRTLLYGGVAMNPRDHLRLVYEANPLSFLVEQAGGKGSDGKNRILSIQPIKLHQRLPLFLGSLEDMDELESYGDVQQKVNPGYEV, translated from the exons TTCTTCTTCTTCTTCTTCTTCTTGGAGCAGTACTAGTCTGATAGAGTATGTGGGCCAAGGAGGTGGCCATGTGGGTGATGATCTTGTGCTGCTCTTCCATCACATAGAGTACGCCTGCAAGAGAATCGCTGCTCTTGTCGCCTCTCCTTACAATTCTACCCTTTCCAAACGCATGCCTCTCCCCTCCTCTTCTGCTGACCGAGATGCCCCCAAGCCCCTCGACATTCTCTCC AATGAAATCATTTTGTCATCTCTTAGAAATTCTGGAAAAGTAGCTGTCATGGCTTCAGAAGAAGATGATACTCCGGTTTGGATATCTGATGATGGCCCGTATGTAGTAGTAACAGATCCTCTAGACGGTTCACGAAACATTGAAGCATCCATTCCCACTGGAACAATCTTTGGGATTTATAAACGCCTTGCAGAGCTGGATCATCTACCAAAGGAGGAGAAAGCTTTGTTGAATTCACTCCAGGCTGGAACTAGGCTTGTAGCTGCTGGTTATGTTCTTTATTCATCAGCCACAATATTCTGTACCAGCTTTGGTTCTGGAACACATGCATTTACGCTGGATCATTCAACAGGAGATTTCATTCTCACACACCCAAGCTTAAAAATTCCTCCTCGCG GACAAATATACTCTGTAAATGATGCTCGATACTTTGACTGGCCTGAAGGGTTAAGGAAGTATATAGACACTGTGAGACAAGGGAAAGGCAGATACCCAAAGAAGTATTCTGCCCGTTATATCTGTTCTTTGGTAGCTGATCTTCATCGAACTCTGCTGTATGGTGGTGTTGCAATGAATCCGAGGGACCATCTACGTCTTGTTTATGAAGCTAACCCTCTTAGCTTTCTAGTGGAGCAAGCTGGGGGCAAGGGTTCTGATGGTAAAAATAGAATTCTTTCAATACAGCCAATCAAGCTGCATCAAAGGCTGCCCCTATTTTTGGGAAGTCTTGAGGACATGGATGAGTTAGAGAGTTACGGAGATGTACAGCAGAAAGTGAACCCGGGATATGAAGTTTGA